Within Fusobacterium gonidiaformans ATCC 25563, the genomic segment TTTGATGCAGATCTCTCAATACAAAGTAAAAAACTCCAGTTCCAAAGTATAACATAGATACAGTAAAAATCCAAAAAATATAAATGTTATAGAAACGTTTCATATAGCTACTTTCATATCAGTTTGTCCTATTTTGTCTAAAAAAAGAAAGAAAGTCAAGAAAGTGCTGTTTTTTTACTAGGAAAGAAAAAAGCTTTATGATATAATTAAAACAATTGTGAAAAATAAAAAAGGAGAGTTACTATGTTACGAGTAAAAAGTGTAGAAACAGCTTTTCAAGCATCACCAAACCAATATGTACAAGGAGCGATTGATGCTTTAGGAATTTTTGATAATATTATTCAACCGGTATTTCCTTATCCTTTTTCAAATATTGCTTTGATTTTTTCTTTTGAAAAAATGGATAGACCTACTGTTTTTGAAATTAGAATCAATGCTCCGGATGATAGCTTAATCAGTCAGGGAGAATTTGGAGTCATGCCGGATTCTTTCGGAAATGGAAGAAAGATTGTAAATCTTTCCAATTTTTTGGTTGCAGAACGAGGGTTCTACAGTGTTGACATTTTAGAAAAGGTATCAGAAGACAAGGTAAATTTCTTGAAAACGGAAGAATTGTTTATGGCAGACTATCCACCTAAGAGAAGATTTACCCAAGAAGAAATCCAAGAGATTTTAGCAACAGACGGTGTGATTAAGATGGTAAAAACAGATTATAAACCGGTAAAATATATTCAAGATGAGACTTTAGAGCCTATACATTTTCAGTTGTTCTTAGATCCGAGTGAAGAAGTGGAAGAAGGATTTGTAGCTTTCCCTGAAAATGATAAAATTGAAATTCGAGGAGAAATTTTTGATTTAACCGGAATTAGAAGACAAATTGAATGGATGTTCGGACAAGAAATGCCAAAAGAAGAAGAAACGAAAGAAGAGGCAACAGAAAAATAAAAAATAGAAAAGTTCTTGCAATAAATAGAATGATGTGATATAATAATCAAGTAAAATAATTTTAAGTAGAAACGACCTGTTTCTCACCTTCTGGACCATAGAGTTTACACAAGGTTATCAAAAGTAGTTATAAGTGCGTAGACTATATATGATAGGAAACAGGTAGTGATACCTGTTTTTATTTTTATCATGGAGGTGTATGAATATTTCTGAAAAAATTAGAATCAATGACAAAATCCGAGGAAAAGAATTCCGGATTATCGGAGCAGATGGGGAACAATTGGGAGTAATGTCTGCAGCAGAAGCGTTGGAAATTGCAGCAAATCAAGATTTGGATCTTGTAGAAATTGCGGCAACTGCAAAACCACCGGTATGCAAAATTATGAATTTTGGAAAATATCGTTATGAACAAGAACGAAAAGCCAAAGAAGCAAAGAAAAATCAAAAGCAAACAGTAGTAAAAGAGGTAAAAGTAACTGCGAGAATTGATGCTCACGATTTAGATACGAAAGTAAATCAAATTCAAAAATTCTTGGAAAAAGACAATAAAGTAAAGGTAACTTTAGTATTATTTGGAAGAGAAAAAATGCATGCAAGTTTAGGAGTCGGAACTTTAGATGAAGTTGCAGAGAAATTTGCAGAAACAGCAGATGTGGATAAAAAATATGCTGAAAAACAAAAGCACATTATTTTAACTCCAAAGAAAAAGTAAGTATAAAAAGTAATAGATAGATAAAATATAAGGAGGGCGAACGTTATGCCAAAGATGAAGACTCATAGAGGAGCAAAAAAAAGAATTAAAGTAACTGGAACAGGAAAGTTCATCGTAAAACATTCAGGAAAAAGCCATATCTTAACTAAAAAAGACAGAAAGAGAAAGAACTCTCTAAAGAAAGACCTAGTGGTTAGCGAAACTTTAAAGAGACATATGCAAGGATTACTACCATACGGTGTAGGAAGATAATTTAGGAGGGTGACGAAATGAGAGTAAAAACTGGAATCGTAAGACGAAGAAGACATAAAAAAATATTAAAGGCTGCAAAAGGATTTAGAGGAGCATCAGGTGACGCTTTAAAACAAGCAAAACAAGCTACTATGAAAGCAATGGCTTACTCTACTAGAGATAGAAAAGTTAACAAAAGAAGAATGAGACAATTATGGATTACAAGAATCAACTCAGCAGCAAGATTGAATGGATTGACTTATTCTGTATTCATGAACGGATTGAAGAAAGCCGGAATTGAATTAGATAGAAAAGTATTAGCAGATTTGGCTTTAAACAATGCAGCAGAATTCGCAAAATTAGCAGAAACTGCAAAAGCAGCTAGATAGTAAGAAAGATAATAAGGATAAGAAAGATTTTAGAACTTTTGAAAAAGGTTTCTAAAATCTTTTTTTGTTCTTATCCAATCGTTTTTATGTATTATTCATAATCCATAGAAATTTTTAGTTTGCCATCTTCTAAAACATAGTTAGAAATATATCTTTTTTGTAGTTTATCCGGAAGACGAAAGCGTCTTGTTTCGTTGAGAACCGTTACTAATAAATCTTGTTCCTCTTTGATGACAGAAATATCCTGTTTTGTAGTAAAAGGCAAAGGAAGAATAAAAATTCTTGTTCCATTTTTTTCTTCTATTTTAAATTCTTCTCCTTCGTAAAAAATTTGTGAAGGATCTTCTCCTTGATATAGTAGTTGGGAGATTCTTTCTAAAGAATCTTTCCCACGGATTTCTTCTTCTTGTAGTTCCAAGGAAAATATTCTTTGATTAAAAAAACTTTCTTCTACTATTTGTAAGCTTTTGTTTTGATTTTCTTTCCAATTCTCAAAATATCCTTCTAAGGCTTTTTCCGGATAAATCTTATTAACATAAATAGCATCTACTGTGAAATGATACAGTTGTAACCAAGTATAATTTCTTCGAGCTTCCTCTAACACAATATGTTCCGGAGTTGTTACGATACGGATACTGCTTGTTTTTTTGTCATGTAGAATTTCTTGTAAGTGATTCAATCGTTTTACTAGGGATTCAAATTCCTCAAAAACAGCATCTCTTGGTTTTGGAACAGAAGTTTTCTTAGAAATAAAAGATCCAAGAATGGAATTTACATTTTTTACCATGGGTAAAATAGTATCTGCTAACATCGCTAATTTTTCAGAATAACTTAACATAGATAAAGATTGTCCGGTAGGAGCACAATCTACAATCAGGACATCATAGCGATTCTCTTGATAAATTTCTAAAATTTGGAGTAGAGCAAAGACTTCATCCAGTCCGGGAAACAAAAGGGCTTCTTCTGCCTCCAATCCACCATTTGCTTTTTCAGAAATAATTTGTCGTAAATAGTCTCGCAAATTTCCCCATGCTTTTTTACTTTCTTCTGTGGAATCAATTTCCATAGCCTCTAAGTTTGGAAAAACCTCTTGTGGATAGTAGGTCAAAGGATGGTCTAAGGAATCTTGCAAGCTATGAGCTTGATCTGTACTTAGCAAAAGGACTTTTTTCCCTAAGTTTGATAAATGAGAAGCGGTGGCTGCTGCAATACTTGTCTTTCCAACTCCACCTTTTCCGGTATAAATAATAATTCTCACTCTTTTGCCTCCTTTGTATTTTGTTGAAATTGAATCCAAAGATTGTCTTTTTCCAGATCCATTTTGACAATTTTACTTCCTCGTAGACTATTTGGTAGAGGAATACAACGATTTACATTATTGATTTTAAGATTGAGATCCATTTCATGAAGAAAAACTTGAATATTCTCTTTTTTTGCATTAGGAATTACAATGTTTAAACGATAACCTCCTTCACATGGGGAATAGGTTTCATTTTCTATCTGTTTATGAACCGAGAAAAGGTCAGCAGAAGTAGAGAGAGTGTCACATAATTTCTCTACGGCTTCATAACCTAGAATTTCTTTTGGATACCAAGGTATCTTTGTAAGAGGAATATTTCGAAAAACTTCTTCCAATTCTTGAATGTATTTTTCTTGTATCGATTGCCATTTTTTCATAAATGGATTTTGAATATTCTCTTGTAGAACTCGGTTAATGAATACAGCATCTACTTGATATTGATAGAGATGTAAATACATAAAATTTCTCTTTGTTTCTTCTACTACCATTTTTTCAGGGATACAAACAAGACGTACACTACAAATTTCTTTATTTTTTAATAAACTTTGCAGCTCCAATAAGCTTTGATGCATTTTTTCGATATTGTTCATCGTGCTACGTTTTGGAAGAGTCACTCCATATTTTACTTTGGAAATAGGGGAAAGGACTCGAACCATCATTTTTCCAACAGGGAAAAATTTTTCCATATACCAAGCTAATAATTCAGGTAATTTTAAAAGAGCTAACGTTTCTCCCGTAGGAGCACAATCTATAAAAATACGCTCATATTGGTTACTTTCATAAAGTTCACGAATTTTTAGAAGGCAGAATAGATTGCCTAGCCCCGGAAAAGAAAATTGTTCATTGATATTACTGACTCCTAAACCATTTTTTCCCATTAAATCAATCATTGCATTTTTCACTTCCGGAAAAATTTCTTTTCGGATGGCATCAGGATCCAGTTCAATGGCATCTAGATTTGTGGAGATGTTTGTAATTGTTTTTCCAATTTTTTTTTGAAAAATGTCTCCTAAGTTGTGAGCCATATCGGCACTGATGATAAGACTTTTCTTTCCTTCTCTGGAAGAAGCCAAAGCATGAGCTGTGGCAACACTTGACTTTCCAACTCCTCCTTTACCCGTAAAGATAATAATTCTTGCCATAAAATCGCCTCTTTTCATCTCAGAATGATTTAAAAAATTGTAACATATTTTTATAGATTCCACAAGTTATCAGTTTTTCCTGTTGTCTATTTTATTATATAAATGTATGAAAAAAGGAGAATAAGAATATAAAACAGACGGAATGATATCATTTTATGATTGACAGTCTAAAAATATTATCTTATAATGGGCTTAATCATAAATCATGTTAAGTCATAGTTAAAGTCATATAAATTGTAATTAGTCGGTGTGAAATTAAGAAAGGAGTGCGTGAAATGAGTACTATAACAGATGAGTTATATGAAAGCTTTAAAAAGAATTTAGAAAGCGTTAATGGTAGCTGTATGCGTACTGCAAAAGCAGGGCTTGGAAAGCTTATTGCAGATGTGTTCACGACACAAGAAATCAGTTCGATTTCTGTTTTTGAGTCCCCTATGATGAAAGAGGCAGGAGTGGTGGCAACACTTCGAGAAGCAGGAATTACTGTACATACAGATCATATTCGTCTTCATGCAGAAACAGATAAGGGAGGACTATCAGAAGCACAACATGGAATTGCAGAATTAGGAACTATCGTACAAGAACAAGATGATGCCGATGGAAGAATGGTATCTACTATGTCGGAATTTTATATTGGTCTTGTAAAAGGATCTACTATTGTAGCTACTTATGATGATATGTTCGATATATTAAGTGCAATGCCGGAAATTCCAAATTTTGTCGGATTTGTAACAGGGCCAAGTCGTACTGCCGATATTGAATGTGTTGGAACAGTAGGAGTCCATGGTCCTATTCAAGTTTGTATTATTATTGTAGATGATGCATAAGAATCGATAAGCTTTTTCATCAAGTGGTGTTGATGAGAAAAATTTGGGATGAAAAGAAAGGAGAAGGGAAATGGCTAGTGAAGATTTAAAAAAAGAGATAAGATCTGCTTTGGATAATGCCACTCTTGGACGAACTCTTGGGAATTTCTGTAAAACATATCCCGCTAGAAGAGAAAAATCATATGATGGTGTTGACTTTGAAGCAACAAGACAGAAGATTGCAGAAGTAAAATCGTATGCAGCAGATCATATTGATGAAATTATAGAAGAATTTACAACAAATTGTGAAAAAAGAGGTGGACATGTTTATCATGCTACAAGTACAGAAGATGCTATGGAATGGATTCGACAACTGGTAAAAGAAAAGGGAGTGAAAACCATTGTCAAATCAAAATCTATGGCGTCGGAAGAAATTCATATGAATCATGTTCTTGGAGATGATGGAGTTTTAGTACAAGAAACGGACCTTGGAGAATTTATTATTGCTTTGGAAGGAAATACACCGGTTCACATGGTTATGCCGGCCTTACATTTAAATAAGGAACAAGTTGCAGACTTATTTGGCGATTATACCAAGAAAAAACATGAACCTATTATTTCTGAAGAAGTAAAAACAGCTCGTCGAGTGATGAGAGATAAATTTACTCATGCAGATATGGGAGTTTCCGGAGCGAACGTGGCTGTTGCAGAAACTGGAACTGTATTCACGATGACAAATGAAGGAAATGGACGTATGGTAGGAACCTTACCGGAAATTCATCTGTATATTTTTGGAATTGAAAAATTTGTAAAATCATTTTCAGATGCAAGACATATTTTTAAAGCTTTACCAAGAAATGGTACAGCTCAAAGAATTACTTCCTACATTTCTATGTATACAGGAGCCTGTGAAGTAACATCGAATAAAGAAACCGATGAAAAGAGAAAGAAAGATTTTTATTGTGTTATTTTAGATGATCCCGGACGTAGAGCTATCTTAGCAGAACCGGATTTCCGTGAAATGTTTGATTGTATCCGTTGTGGAGCTTGTCTGGATGTGTGTCCTGCCTTTGCTTTGGTAGGAGGACATGTATATGGATCTAAAGTATACACCGGTGGAATTGGAACCATGTTGACTCACTTCTTGGTTTCCGAAGAAAGAGCAGCTGAAATTCAAAATATTTGCTTACAATGTGGAAGATGTAATGAAGTCTGTGGTGGTGGATTGCATATCGCAGAAATGATTATGAAGTTAAGGGAAAAGAAAATGGCAGAAAATCCGGATGCTTTGAAAAAATTTGCTTTGGATGCAGTTTCTGACCGAAAATTATTCCACTCTATGCTTCGAATTGCTTCTGTGGCACAAGGAATATTTACTAAGGGAGAACCTATGATTCGTCATTTGCCTATGTTCTTATCAGGAATGACAAAAGGAAGAAGTTTTCCGGCAATCGCACAAGTTCCATTACGAGATATGTTCCATACGATTGAACAAAATGTAAAAGAACCAAAAGGAACAGTTGCTATTTTTGCTGGATGTTTATTAGATTTTATTTATACAGATTTAGCGAAAGCAGTGGTTGCAAATATGAATTCCATTGGATATAAAGTGGAAATGCCTTTGGGACAAGCTTGTTGCGGATGTCCGGCAAGTAATATGGGAGATACAGAAAATGCTAGAAAAGAAGCAGAAATTAACATTGAAGGAATGCAAGCTGAAAAATATGACTACATTGTAACAGCTTGTCCATCTTGTACTCATCAATTACATCTATATCCTACTTTCTTTGAAGAAGGTACAGAAATGTATAAGAGAGCAAAAGAATTAGCAGATAAGACTTTTGATTTCTGTAAACTATTCTATGATTTAGGTGGAGTTGCAGATATTGGAGATGGAAAACCGGTAAAAGTAACATATCATGATTCTTGTCACTTAAAGAGAAGTTTGAGAGTTAGTGAAGAACAAAGAGAATTGTTGAAACATACCAAAGGGGTAGAATTTGTAGAAATGCATGACTGTGATAACTGTTGTGGATTTGGAGGATCTTACAGTTTGTTGTATCCTGAAATTTCAGCTCCTATTTTAGAAAATAAAATTCAAAATATTAAAGATTCCGGTGCCGAAGTTGTCGCTCTAGATTGCCCTGGATGCTTAATGCAAATTAAGGGAGGATTGGATGCCAGAGGTGTCGATGTCAAAGTAAAACATACCGCAGAAATTCTTGCAGAAAAGAGAGGACTAGTGTAATTGATAGAACAAGTAAAACAGTATATGCATCTCATTGCAGATTATTCTAAAAAAGAAACAGAAGTTGGAGCTGTTTTAGAAGATGCTCTCAATGCTTCCGGAAAAATGTTTCGAACAAAATTACTTTTATTTTGTGCTTCTTTAGGGCCTTGTTATGAAGAAAAAAAAGAAAAACTTTGCAAATTAGCAGCCATGGTGGAATTAACTCATTTGGCATCCTTGATTCATGACGATATTGTAGACGATTCTCCTTATCGCCGGGGAAAAATTTCCATTCAAGGAAAATATGGAAAAGATGCAGCTGTCTATGCGGGTGATTTTTTAATGGCTCGGATTTATTACTATGAAGCAGTAGAACGTTTGAATGAATCTGCCGCTCTCTTGTCAAAAACAGTAGAACATATGTGTACAGGTGAGATAGGACAAGATTTATGTCGTTATCGAGAAGATGTAAGTGTAGAAGAATATTTCCAAAATATTCAAGGGAAAACAGCAGCTCTTTTTGAAACAGCTTGTCATATTGGAGCAATGGAGGCAGGTTGTTCTCAAGAGATGATAGAAAAGTTAAAACTATTTGGAAGAAATTTAGGGATGATGTTTCAACTGAAAGATGATATCTTAGATTTTACATCTAATATAGATGAAATAGGAAAGGAAACTCACAAAGATTTTCAAAATGGAATTTATACTTTTCCGGTAATTATGGCATTACAACAGGAACAAGCCAAAAAAATATTATATCCGATTATGGAGAAAAACAAAGGGCATAGGCTGGATGATGCTGAAATTACAAAAATGGAGAGCTGTGTACTTGAATATAGAGGAGTAGAAGCGACGTATCAAGAGATTCAATCTTTGTCAAAAAAGAATAAACAAATACTACAAGAAATTAAAGGAAATCAAGAGGCAATACTTCCTTTATGGAAATTGATGGATGAATTGGAGGCATGATGGCAGATTATGAGAGACTAACAGGAAAAATGGCACTTCAGCTAGCAGCTCCGCATACTTGGGTAGCTTCCATAGGGCCGGCACTTTTTGCAATATTATTTTGTCGATTGGAAGGCTATTTTTTACAAATATGGCAGGAAATGTTTTTGTTAGTATCCTGTATTTTTCTACAATCTTCTGTCAATACTTTCAACGATTATATTGATTTTATAAAAGGTACCGATGGAATAGAAGATTGTTTGGAAGAAAAGGATGCTGTGCTGTTACATCATCATCTTTCCCCAAGACAAGTCATTAGTTTGGGAATCTGTTATCTTTTTTTCGGAGTGATTTTGGGGGTTCTTGCCAGTTTGCCAGCAGGATATCTTCCTCTGGGAATTGGTTGTATAGGAATTTTCGTAATTCTCTGTTATTCAGGAGGTCCTTTTCCCATTTCTTATCTTCCTCTTGGGGAGATTGTTTCCGGTTTTGTGATGGGGGCATTGATTCCTTTGGGCATTGTAGCTTGTTCGGATGGAGGGCTTCAATTTCAAGTGATATTGTATGCACTTCCATTTGTGATAGGAATTGCTTTTATTATGCTTACAAATAACAGTTGTGACATAGAAAAGGATAAACTTGCGAAACGATGTACTTTAGCTGTTCTTTTGGGAAGAAAACGAAGTAAAAAAATATATCAAGGACTTCTTGTACTATGGGTAATCAGTATTGTTTTTCTTTCTGCTAGGAGTTTAGAATTTTTTTCCTGCATTTCTATCTTTTTTCTTGTTTTGGCTCGACATAAGATAGGATATTTGTGGAAAAGTTCTTTGTTGGCTCAAGATAGAATCGAGCAGATGAAAACTATAGTACTGGCAAATATCATCATCAATGGAGGATATTTGTTAGCAATGGCAAGCTATATACTTGTGGAGTTGATTTTGGCATGAAAGAGGAAAAAAAATCAGAAAAGGTCCATGGAGTTTTTGAAACGATTTCCAAAGAATATGATAAAGCGAATGACAGAATTAGTCTTGGATTTCAAAGAAAATGGAAGGGAATGTTGGTTCAAAAACTATTGGAAGAAACAGAAAAACAAGGTAGAGTTTTAGATGTTTGCTGTGGAACGGGAGATATTTCGATTTGGATTGCAGAGAAAAGAAAAGATTTAAAAATAGTGGGTTTAGATTTTTCTTCTTCTATGTTAAGAGAAGCAGAAAAAAAATCAAAAGGTTTGTCCAATATTCTTTGGAAAGAGGGAGATGCGATGGCATTGCCTTTTGAAGAACATTCTTTCTCTGCTGCTTGTATTTCTTTCGGCTTAAGAAATACAGCGGACTATGAAACGGTTTTAAGAGAAATGAAACGAGTGTTAAAAGAAGATGGGATTCTTTATTGCTTGGATTCTTTTGTTCCGGACAATAGATGGATACGGCCTTGTTATCAAATGTATTTTAAATACATGATGCCATTTTTAGGTGGTGGAAAAAAACATTATCAAGAATATTTTTGGCTATATGAATCAACACAGCAGTTTCTTCGTAAACAAGAATTGCTTTTGTTATATCAAAAATTAGGTTTAAGAGAACTTAAAGTTTATAGCAAAATGTATGGGGCATGTGTTTTGATTCAAGGGAAAAAGGAATAAATATAGGAGGAAAGGATATGAGCGAGGAAAAGTTTGATGCCATAATCGTTGGTGGCGGTTTGGCGGGTTGTTCAGCGGCCATCGTTCTAGCAAATGCAGGTCTTGCAGTTCTAGTAGTAGAACGGGGAGATTTTTGTGGGGCAAAGAATATGACCGGTGGTAGACTTTATGGACATAGTCTTGAAAAAATTATTCCAAATTTTGCAGAAGAAGCTCCCATTGAAAGAAAAATTACAAGAGAAAAAATTTCTTTGATGAGCGAAGACGGTTCTTTTGACATTGGATTTGGATCCAAAAAATTAAGTTCTACAAATGAAAATGCTTCTTATACAGTACTTCGATCTGTATTTGACCAATGGTTGGCATCGAAAGCGGAAGAAGCGGGAGCGGAAATTATTCCTGGAATTTTAGTAGATGAACTTATCATGGAAGATGGAAAAGTTGTAGGAGTTTCTGCGACAGGAGAAGAATTATATGCAGATGTTGTTATTTTAGCAGATGGGGTCAACTCTCTATTAGCACAAAGCATTGGAATGAAAAAAGAATTAGAACCACATCAAGTAGCAGTCGGTGCAAAAGAAGTCATTCGTTTGGGAGAAGATGTCATTAACCAACGTTTTGCAGTCAATGGAGAAGAAGGAGTGGCTTGGCTATCTTGTGGAGATCCTACTTTAGGAGGCTTTGGTGGAGGTTTACTTTATACCAATAAAGACACTGTTTCTGTAGGAGTTGTAGCAACTTTAAGTGATATCGGACATCATGAATTATCGATTAACCAATTATTGGATAGATTTAAAGAACATCCATCGATTGCCCCTTACCTAGAAGGAGGAACTTCGATTGAGTATTCAGGACACTTGGTACCGGAAGAAGGACTACATATGGTTCCTGAATTATACAGAGATGGAGTATTGGTGACAGGAGATGCAGCAGGATTTTGTATTAACCTAGGGTTTACAGTAAGAGGAATGGATTTTGCGATTGAATCAGGAAGATTGGCGGCTGAAACAGTGATCAAGGCACATCAATTAGGAGATTTTAGTGCAGAAACATTATCAGACTATAAGAAAGCTCTAGATAATAGTTTTATTATGGAAGATTTGAAACAATACAAAGGATTCCCAACTTTATTAGGACGAAGAGAAATCTTTGAAGACTTACCAGCTATGGTTAACGATATTGCTGCGAAAGCATTTACAGTAGATGGAAAACAAGGACAAAGTTTGATGATGTATGTTTTAAATTCTGTGGCAAAACATACAACTGCTGCAAAACTTGTTAATTTCGTCACAACAGTATTGGAGGCGTTTTAATGATGAAGAAGATGAAAATTGAAGATAAATTAGCCTTAAATATTTTTCATGTAGATGAAGAAAATTCTCATATTGATGTCGATAAAAACTTTACAGATGAAGCAGAAATTAAAAAATTATTATTGGCTTGTCCTGCAGAATGCTATAAGTATATCGATGGGAAATTAAGTTTTAGCCACTTGGGATGCTTGGAATGTGGAACTTGCAGAGTCTTGTCTCATGGAAAAATTGTCAAAGAATGGAAACATCCAATTGGAGAAGTTGGAGTTACTTTTCGACAAGGATAAGTTAGAAAAATTTTATATAAATAAGGGATACTTCTTTGAGAGGTATCTCTTTTTCTTTTGAAAGAGGAAAATAAATGTTTTCTAAAATTGGAAACTGGAGTATAATAGGAACAAAAATAGTTTTTAGAAGAGAGGGAAAAAAGTAACATGTTAGAAAAGTCGTATGAAAAAGTCATTGAATATGTGAGGATACATATTTTAAGGGGAGATTATAAAATAGGACACAAGCTACCGTCAGAGAGAGAACTGGCATCTTTATTGGGGATGAGTCGAAATTCTATTCGAGAAGGACTTCGGATTTTAGAGAGAATGGGAGTACTTTCCAGCCAACAAGGAGCTGGAAACTATATTGTTGGAAAATTTGATGAAGTTCTAACTGATGTTT encodes:
- a CDS encoding ubiquinone/menaquinone biosynthesis methyltransferase → MKEEKKSEKVHGVFETISKEYDKANDRISLGFQRKWKGMLVQKLLEETEKQGRVLDVCCGTGDISIWIAEKRKDLKIVGLDFSSSMLREAEKKSKGLSNILWKEGDAMALPFEEHSFSAACISFGLRNTADYETVLREMKRVLKEDGILYCLDSFVPDNRWIRPCYQMYFKYMMPFLGGGKKHYQEYFWLYESTQQFLRKQELLLLYQKLGLRELKVYSKMYGACVLIQGKKE
- a CDS encoding FAD-dependent oxidoreductase; protein product: MSEEKFDAIIVGGGLAGCSAAIVLANAGLAVLVVERGDFCGAKNMTGGRLYGHSLEKIIPNFAEEAPIERKITREKISLMSEDGSFDIGFGSKKLSSTNENASYTVLRSVFDQWLASKAEEAGAEIIPGILVDELIMEDGKVVGVSATGEELYADVVILADGVNSLLAQSIGMKKELEPHQVAVGAKEVIRLGEDVINQRFAVNGEEGVAWLSCGDPTLGGFGGGLLYTNKDTVSVGVVATLSDIGHHELSINQLLDRFKEHPSIAPYLEGGTSIEYSGHLVPEEGLHMVPELYRDGVLVTGDAAGFCINLGFTVRGMDFAIESGRLAAETVIKAHQLGDFSAETLSDYKKALDNSFIMEDLKQYKGFPTLLGRREIFEDLPAMVNDIAAKAFTVDGKQGQSLMMYVLNSVAKHTTAAKLVNFVTTVLEAF
- a CDS encoding ferredoxin family protein, translated to MKKMKIEDKLALNIFHVDEENSHIDVDKNFTDEAEIKKLLLACPAECYKYIDGKLSFSHLGCLECGTCRVLSHGKIVKEWKHPIGEVGVTFRQG